From a single Lolium rigidum isolate FL_2022 chromosome 7, APGP_CSIRO_Lrig_0.1, whole genome shotgun sequence genomic region:
- the LOC124675245 gene encoding peroxisome biogenesis protein 22-like: MASESVAAAAAVSAPAAAGGGKDDELADLVRRLVDALARYSDRLPFDLDRQKLRSLTTLAAIAITLVFAWKLLRAPQEQPRRPRRRVAPSPSNTSSRSRQGALTGTDACSSADSRAHEAINQLFQPVNLTLEQLVRHKLSEGRRVTCRLLGVILEETTPEELQNHVTVRPSVLEVLLEIAKFCDVYLMERVLDDESGEKVLSALSEAGLFTSGGLVRDKVLFCSTENGRTSFVRQLEPDWHIDSSPEIVHQLSRFIKYQLHISPQQTERAAANVFSSTSLEQFFGGLDQR; this comes from the exons atggcgtcggagtccgttgcggcggcggcggcggtttcggcaccggcggcggccgggggagGGAAGGACGACGAGCTGGCCGATCTGGTGCGGCGCCTCGTCGACGCCCTCGCGCGCTACTCCGATCGCCTCCCCTTCGACCTCGATCGCCAG AAACTCCGCTCGCTCACCACACTTGCTGCGATCGCCATCACACTCGTGTTTGCTTGGAAACTGTTGAGAGCTCCTCAAGAGCAACCCCGGAGGCCACGCAGACGTGTTGCTCCCTCACCTAGCAACACCAGCAGCCGATCACGGCAAGGTGCATTGACCGGAACGGATGCTTGCTCATCGGCAGATTCAAGAGCACATGAAGCAATCAACCAGCTTTTCCAGCCTGTAAAT CTGACTCTTGAGCAGCTTGTCAGGCATAAACTTAGCGAAGGACGAAGG GTTACCTGCCGGTTACTTGGCGTCATTTTGGAGGAAACAACTCCAGAGGAGCTCCAG AATCATGTCACAGTGAGACCTTCTGTCCTAGAGGTTCTTTTGGAAATCGCAAAATTTTGTGATGTCTATCTGATGGAGCGCGTTCTTGATGACGAAAGTGGG GAAAAGGTGTTGTCTGCCCTGAGCGAAGCTGGGCTTTTTACTAGCGGTGGTTTGGTAAGAGACAAG GTTCTCTTTTGTAGTACGGAAAATGGCCGTACCTCTTTTGTTCGGCAACTGGAACCTGATTGGCACATTGACTCGAGTCCTGAAATTGTTCACCAGTTATCT AGGTTTATCAAATATCAGCTGCACATATCGCCACAACAAACGGAAAGAGCAGCGGCCAATGTTTTCAGCTCTACAAGCTTGGAGCAGTTCTTTGGAGGCCTTGATCAGAGATGA
- the LOC124678257 gene encoding cyclin-P1-1-like, which yields MGDAGATGGMLSPPSPPPPELGMVARAVQRLVARNDALDGGEGTGSGMAAFEGAGAPRIGLAQYLERVHRYAGLEPECYVVAYAYVDRAAHRRPAAAVASRNVHRLLLACLLVASKVLDDFHHDNAFFARVGGVSNAEMNKLELELLDVLGFEVMLSRRLYDLYHAHLQDKDDTRHSSRDAAGAVDELVAAAASIKIEERSADGDDDEDNRSQLANGAVQYDWNQGPAAGSGGAGVRRHSSSQAPARYSFSGQTSD from the exons ATGGGCGACGCCGGGGCGACGGGCGGCATGCTCTCCccgccgtccccgccgccgccggagctggGCATGGTGGCGCGCGCCGTGCAGCGGCTCGTGGCAAGAAACGACGCGCTCGACGGCGGCGAGGGGACTGGGAGCGGGATGGCGGCGTTCGAGGGCGCTGGCGCACCGCGGATCGGCCTGGCGCAGTACCTGGAGCGGGTGCACCGGTACGCGGGGCTGGAGCCCGAGTGCTACGTGGTGGCGTACGCGTACGTCGACAGGGCGGCGCACcggcgccccgccgccgccgtcgcctccaggAACGTGCACCGCCTGCTCCTCGCCTGCCTCCTCGTCGCCTCCAAGGTCCTCGACGACTT CCACCACGACAACGCCTTCTTCGCGCGCGTGGGCGGCGTGAGCAACGCGGAGATGAACAAGCTGGAGCTGGAGCTCCTCGACGTGCTCGGCTTCGAGGTCATGCTCAGCCGCCGACTCTACGACCTCTACCACGCGCACCTCCAAGACAAGGACGACACGCGGCACAGCAGCAGGGACGCCGCCGGCGCCGTCGACGAATTAGTCGCGGCCGCCGCGTCGATCAAGATTGAGGAGCGGTCGGCggacggagacgacgacgaagatAACCGGAGccagctcgcgaacggcgccgtccAGTACGACTGGAACCAGGGGCCAGCGGCAGGGAGCGGTGGCGCCGGCGTGCGGCGGCACTCGTCGTCGCAGGCACCGGCACGGTACTCCTTCTCGGGCCAGACTTCTGACTGA